One genomic region from Paraburkholderia azotifigens encodes:
- a CDS encoding electron transfer flavoprotein subunit alpha/FixB family protein: MTILVIAEHDNAALKAATLNTVAAAQKIGGDVHVLIAGHNAQGAADAAAKVAGVAKVLLADAPQLAEGLAENVEATVLTLVQDPAKDYSHILAPATAYGKNIAPRIAAKLDVAQISDITAVDSADTFERPIYAGNAIAIVQSADPIKVITVRATGFDPVAAEGGSAAVEKIEAAADSGMSQFVSREVTKLDRPELTSANIIVSGGRGLGSGENYNKVLEPLADKLGAAMGASRAAVDAGYVPNDYQVGQTGKIVAPQLYIAVGISGAIQHLAGMKDSKVIVAINKDEEAPIFSVADYGLVGDLFAVVPDLVKELG, translated from the coding sequence ATGACGATTCTGGTAATTGCTGAACACGACAACGCGGCGCTCAAGGCAGCGACGCTGAATACGGTGGCTGCCGCGCAGAAGATTGGCGGCGACGTGCATGTGCTGATCGCTGGCCACAACGCGCAAGGCGCGGCGGATGCGGCCGCGAAGGTGGCGGGCGTCGCGAAGGTGCTGCTGGCTGACGCGCCGCAACTGGCCGAAGGCCTCGCGGAAAACGTCGAGGCGACGGTGCTGACGCTTGTGCAAGACCCGGCGAAGGATTATTCGCATATCCTCGCGCCCGCTACGGCCTACGGCAAGAACATCGCGCCGCGTATCGCCGCGAAGCTCGACGTCGCGCAGATCAGCGACATCACGGCCGTCGATTCGGCCGATACCTTCGAGCGCCCGATCTACGCGGGCAACGCGATCGCGATCGTGCAATCGGCTGACCCCATCAAGGTCATCACGGTTCGCGCGACGGGCTTCGATCCTGTTGCAGCGGAAGGCGGCAGCGCAGCGGTCGAGAAGATCGAAGCCGCGGCTGATTCCGGCATGTCGCAGTTCGTGAGTCGTGAAGTCACGAAGCTCGACCGTCCGGAACTGACGTCGGCGAACATCATCGTGTCGGGTGGCCGGGGTCTGGGCAGCGGCGAGAACTACAACAAGGTTCTCGAGCCGCTCGCCGACAAGCTCGGCGCGGCAATGGGTGCATCGCGCGCAGCCGTCGATGCGGGTTACGTGCCCAACGACTATCAGGTCGGTCAAACCGGCAAGATCGTCGCGCCGCAGCTGTATATCGCGGTCGGCATCTCGGGTGCAATTCAGCATCTGGCCGGCATGAAGGACTCGAAGGTCATCGTCGCGATCAACAAGGACGAAGAAGCGCCCATTTTCAGCGTCGCAGATTACGGTCTGGTCGGCGATCTGTTCGCCGTCGTGCCCGATCTGGTGAAGGAACTCGGCTGA